One Onychostoma macrolepis isolate SWU-2019 chromosome 15, ASM1243209v1, whole genome shotgun sequence DNA segment encodes these proteins:
- the LOC131520559 gene encoding olfactory receptor 1-like, with translation MSSLNVSFVQNMSIVRPEYFFIIGLTGIPYSSYYYIFLFIAYFIAVIGNSIVLLIIALERSLHSPKYIGVFNLALADLGETNAVIPNMMKTFFSDSQYMSYNACLANMFFVNFFITVQSATLVVLAFDRFIAICLPLRYHAIVNNNVMSLLFIVLWAFNTSLVALAASLMTRLSFCKSNVVQSFYCDNGPVLRLACNDNSINIFITNLIAALFLVAPLFLIVLSYLGIFFALSKITTWEARLKALKTCVSHLLLVGIFFLPVICMYIASSITSLTPNARVISVSLSITLPPMLNPIIYVLNTAEIRVLIRKLLKNRIVRKNISK, from the coding sequence ATGAGTTCTTTAAATGTGAGTTTTGTCCAGAATATGTCTATTGTTCGTCCTGAATACTTTTTCATCATTGGTCTTACAGGTATACCGTACAGCAgttattactatatttttttatttatcgcATATTTTATTGCTGTAATTGGAAACTCTATAGTCCTTCTCATTATAGCTCTTGAGCGAAGTCTGCACAGTCCAAAGTACATTGGTGTGTTTAACTTGGCTTTGGCTGACCTTGGTGAAACTAATGCAGTGATTCCTAACATGAtgaagacttttttttctgactcACAGTACATGTCCTACAATGCTTGCTTGGCTAACATGTTTTTTGTGAACTTCTTTATTACTGTGCAAAGTGCCACTCTTGTTGTTCTGGCATTTGATCGCTTCATTGCAATTTGTTTGCCATTAAGATATCATGCCATAgtgaataataatgttatgtCTTTACTGTTTATAGTATTATGGGCATTTAACACTTCACTGGTGGCTCTGGCAGCGTCTTTGATGACTCGACTTTCATTCTGTAAATCTAATGTGGTACAGAGTTTTTATTGTGATAATGGACCAGTGTTGAGGTTGGCATGCAACGACAacagcattaatatttttataacaaacCTCATCGCAGCTTTGTTCCTTGTAGCACCATTGTTCCTTATAGTCCTGTCATATCTGGgcattttttttgctttaagtAAAATTACAACTTGGGAAGCACGTTTAAAAGCACTGAAGACCTGTGTTTCTCACCTTTTGTTGGTCGGAATATTTTTTCTTCCTGTAATATGCATGTACATTGCTTCATCAATTACTTCTCTCACTCCCAATGCTAGAGTCATCAGTGTATCTCTTTCAATTACTCTTCCACCAATGTTAAATcccattatttatgttttaaacacaGCTGAAATCAGAGTCTTAATTCGAAAACTGCTTAAAAATAGAATTGTTAGAAAGAACATTTCAAAATGA